In Urechidicola croceus, a single window of DNA contains:
- a CDS encoding 6-phosphogluconate dehydrogenase gives MKKIALSVVGILLLVLTLYFVSIYYITYSEGYRAGELVKFSHKGIIFKTWEGEISQGVSEAQRFSFSVEDNEKDVIKDLQDLQGKDVKLTYKERFGTFPWLGDTKYFITKVEKTE, from the coding sequence ATGAAAAAAATAGCATTAAGTGTAGTAGGAATCCTTTTATTAGTTTTAACACTTTATTTTGTGTCTATATACTACATTACTTACAGTGAGGGTTATAGAGCAGGAGAGTTGGTGAAATTTAGCCATAAAGGTATTATTTTTAAAACTTGGGAAGGAGAAATAAGTCAAGGTGTATCTGAAGCGCAAAGATTTAGTTTTTCAGTAGAAGATAATGAAAAAGATGTAATAAAAGATTTACAAGATTTACAAGGAAAAGATGTTAAACTAACTTATAAAGAGCGTTTTGGAACATTTCCTTGGTTAGGAGATACAAAATATTTTATTACTAAAGTTGAAAAAACAGAGTAA
- a CDS encoding SPFH domain-containing protein: MLNYLPFLIPIVLLVLASFFVVKQQTVAIVELFGKFVRTNGPGLNMKIPVLEKVAGRVSLRIQQLDVIVETKTKDDVFVQLKISVQFQILREKVYDAFYKLQNPHDQITAYIFDVVRAEVPKMILDDVFEKKDDIALAIQRELKEAMLDYGYDIVKALVTDIDPDAQVKQAMNRINASEREKVAAQFEGDAQRILIVERAKAEAESKRLQGQGIADQRREIARGLEESVEVLNKVGINSQEASALIVVTQHYDTLQSIGQETNSNLILLPNSPQAGSQMLNDMVASFTASNQIGEAMKKQQSKKKE, from the coding sequence ATGTTAAATTATCTTCCTTTTTTAATACCAATCGTATTATTGGTTTTAGCTTCATTTTTTGTTGTAAAACAGCAAACTGTTGCAATTGTTGAACTTTTTGGAAAATTTGTTCGTACCAATGGTCCTGGTTTAAATATGAAAATACCTGTTCTTGAAAAAGTTGCTGGTCGTGTAAGTTTACGTATACAACAATTAGATGTAATTGTTGAAACAAAAACAAAAGATGATGTATTTGTACAATTAAAAATCTCTGTTCAATTTCAAATATTACGTGAAAAAGTATATGATGCTTTTTACAAATTACAAAATCCGCATGATCAAATTACAGCATATATTTTTGATGTTGTTCGTGCTGAAGTACCTAAAATGATTCTTGATGATGTATTTGAAAAGAAAGATGATATTGCATTGGCTATTCAACGTGAATTAAAAGAAGCTATGCTTGATTATGGTTATGATATTGTAAAAGCATTGGTAACTGATATTGATCCAGATGCACAAGTAAAACAAGCAATGAACCGAATAAATGCTTCTGAACGTGAAAAAGTTGCAGCACAATTTGAAGGTGATGCCCAACGAATTTTAATAGTTGAACGCGCAAAAGCTGAAGCGGAAAGTAAAAGGTTGCAAGGTCAAGGTATTGCAGATCAAAGACGTGAAATTGCTCGCGGACTTGAAGAGTCTGTAGAAGTGTTGAATAAAGTAGGTATTAACTCACAAGAAGCATCTGCATTAATTGTTGTAACTCAGCATTATGATACTTTACAATCAATAGGTCAAGAAACAAATAGTAATTTAATTTTATTACCTAATTCTCCTCAAGCAGGTAGTCAAATGTTAAATGATATGGTTGCTTCTTTTACTGCATCAAATCAAATAGGTGAAGCAATGAAAAAACAGCAGAGTAAGAAAAAAGAATAA
- a CDS encoding head GIN domain-containing protein, giving the protein MRKIMILFLLVSTIGFSQETIKNEVGSFNELKVFNGLNVSIEKGSTRSIEISGKKADEVVVKNINGRLKLSMRFPETFNSDEVEITLFYSNDINVIDANEGSYIGSDGTLSQQNVELKTQEGAIIDLDLDVKYLTVKSVTGGQVYTSGNAENQDIEVTTGGAYKAYDLKSNYSTVMCASGGIVNINVSELLDAKVRLGGKILYKGSPKEVKTKKIIGGTIKSKD; this is encoded by the coding sequence ATGAGAAAAATAATGATATTGTTTTTACTTGTGTCTACAATAGGTTTTTCACAAGAAACAATTAAAAATGAAGTAGGAAGTTTTAACGAATTGAAAGTTTTTAATGGATTAAATGTAAGTATAGAAAAAGGTTCTACTAGAAGTATTGAAATTTCTGGTAAAAAGGCAGATGAAGTAGTTGTTAAAAATATAAATGGAAGATTAAAATTATCTATGCGTTTTCCAGAAACATTTAATTCTGATGAAGTTGAAATCACATTGTTTTATTCAAATGATATAAATGTAATAGATGCGAATGAAGGGTCTTATATTGGATCTGATGGTACGTTAAGTCAGCAAAATGTTGAATTAAAAACCCAAGAAGGAGCAATAATTGATTTAGATTTGGATGTAAAGTATTTGACAGTAAAATCAGTTACTGGTGGTCAGGTTTATACTTCTGGAAATGCAGAAAATCAAGATATTGAAGTTACTACAGGAGGTGCTTATAAAGCTTATGATTTAAAATCTAATTATTCTACAGTTATGTGTGCTTCAGGTGGAATTGTAAATATTAATGTATCAGAATTATTGGATGCTAAAGTTAGATTAGGAGGTAAAATTTTATATAAAGGAAGTCCTAAAGAAGTAAAAACTAAAAAAATAATTGGAGGAACAATTAAATCCAAAGATTAA
- a CDS encoding acyl-CoA thioesterase, protein MDKIFKSNKESEIILTELMLPSHSNFSGKIHGGFILSLMDKAAFASASKFSGLYCVTASVNRVDFLNPIEVGELVTMRARVNYVGNTSMVVGIRVESQNIQTGKVKHCNSSYFSMVAKDENGNSKQVPGLIIANKNDMRRFLRSIKRLKMRHERDHEFSADNFNPENYREDLDKYNIKFEI, encoded by the coding sequence ATGGATAAAATTTTCAAATCAAACAAGGAATCTGAAATCATACTAACCGAATTAATGTTGCCTTCTCATTCCAATTTTAGTGGTAAAATTCATGGAGGGTTTATTTTATCTTTAATGGATAAAGCGGCTTTTGCATCTGCTTCTAAATTTTCAGGATTATATTGTGTAACAGCATCTGTAAATCGTGTAGATTTTTTAAATCCGATAGAAGTAGGAGAGTTGGTTACCATGAGAGCCAGAGTTAATTATGTAGGTAATACCTCAATGGTTGTAGGAATTAGAGTTGAGTCTCAAAATATTCAAACAGGAAAGGTAAAACATTGTAACTCTTCGTATTTTTCTATGGTTGCTAAAGATGAAAATGGAAACTCAAAGCAAGTACCAGGACTTATTATTGCCAATAAAAATGATATGCGAAGGTTTTTACGTTCAATAAAACGTTTAAAAATGCGACACGAAAGAGATCATGAATTTAGCGCCGATAATTTTAATCCTGAAAATTATCGTGAAGATTTAGATAAGTATAATATTAAATTTGAAATATAA
- a CDS encoding twin-arginine translocase TatA/TatE family subunit codes for MNALSIFLMISGPQIAIIVVVVLLLFGGKKIPELMRGLGSGIKEFKDASKEDNVEEEEKK; via the coding sequence ATGAATGCACTTAGTATATTTTTAATGATTAGTGGACCTCAAATAGCAATTATTGTAGTTGTTGTTTTATTATTATTTGGAGGTAAGAAAATTCCTGAATTAATGCGTGGATTAGGTAGCGGTATTAAGGAATTTAAAGATGCTTCAAAAGAAGATAATGTAGAAGAAGAAGAAAAAAAGTAA
- the gltX gene encoding glutamate--tRNA ligase: MTQVRVRFAPSPTGPLHIGGVRTALFNYLFAKKHNGTFILRIEDTDQTRYVANAEQYITDALNWLEIPFDEGVGKNEKFGPYRQSERKHIYKKYIQELLDSGNAYYAFDTSEQLDAHRKDHEEKGKTFIYNWHNREKGRLVNSLVLTADEVQKRIENGDKYVVRFKSPQDETLVMNDIIRGEVKIDTNVLDDKILFKSDGMPTYHLANIVDDHLMEISHVIRGEEWLPSMALHVLLYRAFGWDAPEFAHLPLILKPTGKGKLSKRDGDKLGFPVFPLAYTNEATGEVSRGYKEDGYFPETVINFLAFLGWNPGTEQEIFSLEELVQSFDLKRVNKSGARFDPDKTKWYNQQYLQSKSDEELAEIFIPVLKQKCSDEILKQVQNDKNFVTKVVGLIKERATFVNDFWDLSSFFFETPKEYDAKASKKQWKEGTPEIMTNLISVLSEIEDFSSANIETIVKEWLTTNELGFGKVMPPFRLALVGAMSGPHLFDIVELIGKEETIQRIEKAISTL, encoded by the coding sequence ATGACACAAGTAAGAGTAAGATTTGCTCCAAGTCCAACAGGACCATTACATATTGGTGGTGTAAGAACTGCCCTTTTTAACTATTTATTTGCCAAAAAACACAACGGAACATTCATACTTCGCATTGAAGATACTGATCAAACTCGTTATGTTGCCAATGCAGAACAATATATTACAGATGCATTAAATTGGTTAGAAATTCCATTTGATGAAGGAGTTGGAAAAAATGAAAAATTTGGACCATATCGTCAATCAGAACGTAAACATATTTATAAAAAATATATTCAAGAATTACTTGATTCTGGTAATGCTTATTACGCTTTTGATACATCAGAGCAATTAGATGCGCATAGAAAAGATCATGAAGAAAAAGGGAAAACATTTATTTACAATTGGCACAATAGAGAAAAAGGTCGTTTGGTAAATTCATTAGTTTTAACTGCTGATGAAGTTCAAAAACGAATAGAAAATGGTGATAAATATGTTGTTCGTTTTAAATCTCCACAAGATGAGACATTGGTGATGAATGACATTATCCGTGGTGAAGTAAAAATTGATACAAATGTTCTTGATGATAAAATTTTATTTAAATCTGATGGAATGCCAACATATCATTTAGCGAATATTGTTGATGATCATTTAATGGAAATTAGTCATGTTATCCGAGGTGAAGAATGGTTACCTTCTATGGCTTTACATGTTTTATTATATAGAGCATTTGGTTGGGATGCGCCAGAATTTGCACACTTACCATTAATCTTGAAACCTACTGGAAAAGGTAAATTAAGCAAGCGTGATGGAGATAAATTAGGTTTCCCTGTGTTTCCATTAGCATATACTAATGAAGCAACTGGAGAAGTTTCAAGAGGTTATAAAGAAGATGGTTATTTTCCAGAAACTGTGATTAATTTCTTAGCATTTTTAGGATGGAATCCAGGAACAGAACAAGAAATTTTTTCATTAGAAGAATTAGTTCAATCATTTGATTTAAAAAGAGTTAATAAATCAGGAGCAAGATTTGATCCAGATAAAACAAAATGGTATAACCAACAGTATTTACAATCTAAATCTGATGAGGAATTAGCAGAAATATTCATACCTGTTTTAAAACAAAAATGTAGTGATGAGATTCTGAAACAAGTTCAGAATGACAAAAATTTTGTAACGAAAGTCGTTGGATTAATTAAAGAACGCGCAACGTTTGTTAATGATTTTTGGGATTTAAGTAGTTTCTTTTTTGAAACTCCAAAAGAATACGATGCAAAAGCATCTAAAAAACAATGGAAGGAAGGAACTCCTGAAATAATGACAAATTTAATTTCGGTTCTTTCAGAAATTGAAGATTTTTCATCTGCAAATATTGAAACTATTGTTAAAGAATGGTTGACAACTAACGAACTTGGTTTCGGAAAAGTGATGCCTCCTTTTAGATTAGCGCTTGTTGGAGCAATGAGTGGTCCTCACTTATTTGATATTGTAGAACTAATAGGAAAAGAAGAAACTATTCAACGTATTGAAAAAGCAATTTCAACACTTTAA
- the rnr gene encoding ribonuclease R: MSKRKKRLYKKKNNTIKHLTEKVIKIFNQNSSQSFNYKQVASKLKIEDANGKQQIIEKIEALKVAGKLEEIDRGKYKIIQSDNYFTGKVDITSRGNAYVICEELEHDIYIPSRNINHALHNDLVKVYVYNRKINTKQEGDIVEIIERAKTEFVGVLQMNKTFGFVIPDDNKMYADVFVSQKKLNDAKDGDKVLVKITDWPDNSKNPFGKIKQVLGRPGDHNTEIHSILLEYDLPYEFPPEVEKDASTLPIEITNEEISKRRDMRETTTFTIDPKDAKDFDDALSFKKLENGNYEVGIHIADVSHYVEEDTILDEEAYARATSVYLVDRVVPMLPEILSNNVCSLRPNEEKLTFSAVFEIDEKAQIRNQWFGRTVIYSDARFAYEEAQHLIENPESNTIPEDLSLTGEAYEVIPEVKEATLVLDKLAKKLRKRRLQQGAITFDRVEVRFNIDENAVPTGVYFKESKDANKLIEEFMLLANRKVAEFIGSDKGRPSNKTFIYRIHDEPNMDKLEALQGIISKFGYRINTESKKKISETLNKLLTDVHGKGESNMIETLAIRSMSKAIYTTDNIGHYGLAFDYYSHFTSPIRRYPDVMTHRLLQHYLDGGKSPKQAIYEEKCEHSSDREQLAAKAERDSIKYMQVKYMQDHQDQEFRGVVSGVTEWGIYVEIIENKCEGMVRIRDIKDDYYIFDEKQYAIVGQSTKNMIQLGDEVTVKVKHTDLERKHLDFTLISDE, encoded by the coding sequence ATGTCAAAAAGAAAAAAAAGATTATATAAAAAAAAGAATAATACGATCAAGCACTTAACAGAAAAAGTTATAAAAATATTTAATCAAAATTCATCACAATCATTTAATTATAAGCAAGTTGCATCAAAATTAAAAATTGAAGATGCTAATGGAAAACAACAAATAATTGAAAAAATAGAAGCATTAAAAGTCGCTGGTAAATTAGAAGAAATAGATAGAGGAAAGTATAAAATAATACAAAGCGATAATTATTTTACAGGTAAAGTAGATATTACTTCAAGAGGAAATGCTTATGTAATTTGTGAAGAATTAGAACATGATATTTATATTCCATCAAGAAATATAAATCATGCATTACATAATGACTTAGTTAAAGTATATGTTTATAATCGAAAGATTAATACAAAACAAGAAGGTGATATTGTTGAAATTATTGAAAGAGCAAAAACAGAGTTTGTAGGTGTTTTACAAATGAATAAAACTTTTGGTTTTGTAATACCTGATGACAATAAAATGTACGCTGATGTTTTTGTATCTCAAAAAAAATTAAATGATGCAAAAGACGGTGATAAAGTATTAGTAAAAATTACTGATTGGCCAGATAATTCTAAAAATCCGTTTGGAAAAATCAAGCAAGTACTTGGAAGGCCAGGAGATCATAATACTGAGATTCACTCTATTTTATTAGAATATGATTTACCATATGAATTTCCTCCTGAAGTAGAAAAAGATGCTTCAACTTTACCAATAGAAATTACTAATGAAGAAATTTCTAAACGTAGAGATATGCGTGAAACTACAACTTTTACAATTGATCCTAAAGATGCTAAAGATTTTGATGATGCATTATCATTTAAAAAATTAGAAAATGGAAATTATGAAGTTGGAATTCATATTGCAGATGTTTCACATTATGTTGAAGAAGATACTATTTTAGATGAAGAAGCATATGCTAGAGCAACTTCAGTATATTTAGTAGATAGAGTAGTACCAATGCTACCAGAAATTTTATCAAATAATGTATGTTCATTACGCCCAAATGAGGAAAAATTAACTTTTTCTGCAGTTTTTGAAATAGATGAAAAAGCACAGATTAGAAATCAATGGTTTGGTAGAACTGTTATTTATTCTGATGCTCGATTTGCATATGAAGAAGCACAACATTTAATAGAAAACCCTGAATCTAATACAATTCCAGAAGATTTATCATTAACAGGAGAAGCATATGAAGTAATTCCTGAAGTTAAAGAAGCAACATTAGTACTTGATAAACTAGCAAAAAAATTAAGAAAACGTAGATTACAACAAGGAGCTATTACTTTTGATAGAGTAGAAGTGCGTTTCAATATTGATGAAAATGCAGTTCCAACAGGTGTTTATTTTAAAGAATCAAAAGACGCAAATAAATTAATTGAAGAATTTATGTTATTAGCCAATAGAAAAGTAGCAGAATTTATAGGTTCTGATAAAGGAAGACCTTCTAACAAAACGTTTATATATCGTATTCATGATGAACCAAATATGGATAAATTAGAGGCTTTACAAGGTATTATTAGTAAATTTGGTTATAGAATAAATACTGAAAGTAAAAAGAAAATATCTGAGACCTTAAATAAATTATTGACTGATGTTCATGGTAAAGGAGAATCAAATATGATTGAAACTTTAGCAATACGTTCTATGAGTAAAGCAATCTATACAACAGATAATATAGGACATTATGGTTTAGCATTTGATTATTATAGCCATTTTACATCACCTATTAGAAGATATCCTGATGTAATGACACATAGATTACTTCAACATTATTTAGATGGAGGAAAATCGCCAAAACAAGCTATTTATGAAGAAAAATGTGAACATTCATCTGATCGAGAACAATTAGCTGCAAAAGCAGAACGTGATTCTATAAAATATATGCAAGTTAAATATATGCAAGATCATCAAGATCAAGAATTTCGTGGAGTTGTTTCTGGAGTTACAGAATGGGGAATTTATGTAGAGATAATTGAAAATAAATGTGAAGGAATGGTTCGTATTCGCGATATAAAAGATGACTATTATATTTTTGATGAGAAACAATATGCAATTGTTGGTCAATCAACAAAAAACATGATACAACTTGGAGATGAAGTAACTGTAAAAGTTAAACATACTGATCTTGAACGTAAGCATCTTGATTTTACATTAATTTCTGATGAGTAA